A window of the Streptomyces sp. Ag109_O5-10 genome harbors these coding sequences:
- a CDS encoding roadblock/LC7 domain-containing protein codes for MIQQRGNFDWMLKQLADGVPGVEMIVVLSADGLRIARHGGDPDAADRLAAACAGVQSLAGAVAQELPISNGDMNLVLIEIDRGYFYLMSAGANAYLAVLADVTCEPGRMSEMMRDLVVRIGAHLTSPPRRNGQTV; via the coding sequence GTGATCCAGCAGCGAGGCAACTTCGACTGGATGCTCAAGCAACTCGCCGACGGCGTACCGGGCGTCGAGATGATCGTCGTGCTCTCCGCGGACGGCCTGCGCATCGCCCGGCACGGCGGCGACCCCGACGCCGCCGACCGGCTCGCCGCGGCCTGCGCGGGCGTGCAGAGCCTGGCCGGCGCCGTGGCCCAGGAACTCCCCATCAGCAACGGCGACATGAACCTCGTCCTGATCGAGATCGACAGAGGCTACTTCTACCTCATGTCCGCCGGCGCCAACGCCTACCTCGCCGTGCTCGCCGACGTCACCTGCGAACCCGGCCGGATGAGCGAGATGATGCGCGACCTCGTCGTCCGCATCGGCGCCCACCTCACCAGTCCGCCCCGGCGGAACGGGCAGACCGTATGA
- a CDS encoding ATP/GTP-binding protein has product MDFKSSETIPGPRTEDHLPHTAQAAVKIVIVGGFGVGKTTMVGSVSEIRPLTTEETMTQAGIGVDDNYGSDSKTATTVAMDFGRISITDQLVLYLFGTPGQERFWFLWNGLFEGALGAVVLIDTRRLEVSFDVMGRLEERGVPFVVAVNSFPDAPRYPVEELRTALDLPPDVPIIECDARRRASSRDVLMTLMRFLHSLAMSGALT; this is encoded by the coding sequence ATGGACTTCAAAAGCTCTGAGACGATCCCCGGCCCCCGCACCGAGGATCATCTGCCGCACACCGCCCAGGCCGCGGTGAAGATCGTGATCGTGGGCGGCTTCGGGGTCGGCAAGACCACCATGGTCGGTTCCGTCAGCGAGATCAGACCGCTGACCACCGAGGAGACCATGACCCAGGCCGGTATCGGGGTCGACGACAACTACGGCTCCGACTCCAAGACCGCCACCACCGTGGCCATGGACTTCGGCCGCATCAGCATCACCGACCAGCTGGTCCTCTACCTCTTCGGCACCCCCGGCCAGGAACGCTTCTGGTTCCTGTGGAACGGCCTGTTCGAAGGCGCCCTCGGCGCGGTCGTCCTCATCGACACCCGGCGCCTGGAGGTCAGTTTCGACGTGATGGGACGCCTGGAGGAGCGCGGCGTGCCGTTCGTCGTCGCCGTCAACTCCTTCCCCGACGCGCCCCGTTACCCCGTCGAGGAACTGCGCACCGCGCTGGACCTGCCTCCCGACGTCCCCATCATCGAGTGCGACGCCCGCCGCCGGGCCTCCAGCCGGGACGTCCTGATGACGCTGATGCGCTTCCTGCACTCGCTCGCCATGTCCGGCGCGCTCACCTGA
- a CDS encoding ATP-binding protein, with product MVSVQSPPDGRELSLARVLLLPAILMAAATVAAVVLVAGSARIAVGVCGAVGMLLVLATAAEAVRRGRRLQDARAEHDRHSAYLERRLAASEEEIEHLGREVFPTALYRLKAGESPKEVVRQLFDVDPRMRHAPESQRRLIRIMLDIVDEEDLQRDSLERSFVSVARRVQAIVHQQAHELREMEEDHGRNPEVFDDLLRIDHGTALIGRLADSVSVLGGGRPGRQWPNPVALYSVLRGAMSRILEYRRIELHSICQVNIKGTSVEPVIHAAAELLDNATRYSPPSTKVHVTAVEVQSGVCIEIEDAGVTLNEEARDRLEGLLEKAKQGKDIQVLGENPRLGLSVVGRLCKTYNMDVSLRPSAYGGVRAVLIVPSDMMTTDPAPGIAHGIGATGIPQPELGALEGPKRPPKRRRPTSPRIPAGISMEDDVPEVTEWTAGGLPQRRSRMKTPLSQRIAEQAAIERAEREGNPTIWSQHKEPEPEPEPERREPGLWVDAFWEGLKKNNPGVHPTDFTRNPTKYLHLINDPAGTEADDEGDLK from the coding sequence ATGGTGAGTGTGCAATCGCCTCCCGATGGCCGTGAACTTTCCCTGGCGCGCGTGCTGTTGCTGCCCGCCATACTGATGGCCGCGGCGACCGTCGCCGCCGTCGTCCTGGTGGCGGGGTCCGCCCGGATCGCCGTCGGCGTGTGCGGGGCCGTCGGCATGCTGCTGGTGCTCGCGACGGCGGCGGAAGCGGTGCGCCGCGGCCGCAGGCTTCAGGACGCCCGTGCCGAGCACGACCGTCACAGCGCGTATCTGGAACGGCGCCTCGCCGCGAGCGAGGAAGAGATCGAGCACCTCGGCCGGGAGGTCTTCCCGACCGCGCTCTACCGGCTGAAGGCCGGCGAGTCACCCAAAGAGGTGGTCCGCCAGCTCTTCGACGTCGACCCGCGGATGCGCCACGCCCCCGAGTCGCAGCGCCGGCTGATCCGCATCATGCTCGACATCGTCGACGAGGAGGACCTCCAGCGCGACTCCCTGGAGCGCTCCTTCGTCAGCGTCGCCCGCCGCGTCCAGGCCATCGTCCATCAGCAGGCCCACGAACTGCGGGAGATGGAGGAGGACCACGGCCGCAACCCGGAGGTCTTCGACGACCTGCTGCGCATCGACCACGGCACGGCGCTGATCGGTCGCCTCGCCGACTCGGTCTCCGTCCTCGGCGGCGGCCGTCCCGGCCGTCAGTGGCCCAACCCCGTCGCCCTCTACAGCGTGCTGCGCGGCGCCATGTCCCGGATCCTGGAGTACCGGCGCATCGAGCTGCACTCCATCTGCCAGGTCAACATCAAGGGCACCTCCGTCGAGCCGGTCATCCACGCGGCCGCCGAACTCCTCGACAACGCCACCCGCTACTCGCCGCCCTCCACCAAGGTGCACGTCACCGCCGTCGAGGTGCAGTCCGGTGTGTGCATCGAGATCGAGGACGCCGGCGTCACCCTCAACGAGGAGGCCCGCGACCGCCTGGAGGGCCTGCTGGAGAAGGCCAAGCAGGGCAAGGACATCCAGGTCCTCGGCGAGAACCCGCGGCTCGGCCTCTCGGTCGTCGGCCGCCTGTGCAAGACCTACAACATGGACGTCTCGCTGCGCCCCTCCGCGTACGGCGGCGTCCGGGCCGTCCTCATCGTGCCCAGCGACATGATGACCACCGACCCCGCCCCCGGCATCGCCCACGGCATCGGCGCCACCGGCATCCCCCAGCCCGAACTGGGCGCCCTCGAAGGCCCCAAGCGCCCGCCCAAGCGGCGCCGGCCCACCAGCCCCCGGATCCCCGCCGGGATCTCCATGGAGGACGACGTCCCCGAGGTCACCGAGTGGACGGCGGGCGGGCTGCCGCAGCGACGCAGCCGGATGAAGACGCCGCTGAGCCAGCGGATCGCCGAGCAGGCCGCCATCGAGCGTGCCGAACGCGAGGGCAACCCGACCATCTGGTCGCAGCACAAGGAGCCCGAGCCGGAGCCCGAGCCGGAGCGCCGCGAGCCCGGCCTCTGGGTCGATGCCTTCTGGGAGGGGCTCAAGAAGAACAACCCGGGTGTCCACCCCACCGACTTCACCCGGAACCCCACCAAGTACCTGCATCTGATCAACGATCCGGCCGGCACCGAGGCCGACGACGAGGGGGACCTCAAGTGA
- a CDS encoding PadR family transcriptional regulator — protein MAVKRRKLSNPLALVVLTTLLQGPMHPYEIAQTMRRQGKDTSTRINYGSLYTVMQNLEKHGFVEVADVERQGNRPERTVYGITDAGRDETVHWLSDLMAVPVKEYPIFETALSLMGALPPDEVQRLLEERLSVLEVEVTGGRAVLEKLHETLPRLFVVEVEYHLHMLEAQAEWVRGFVREMQDGSLPGVESWRRFHETGEFPPEFTEADR, from the coding sequence GTGGCGGTGAAACGGCGCAAGCTCAGCAATCCTCTGGCCCTCGTCGTGCTGACGACCCTCCTGCAGGGTCCGATGCACCCGTACGAGATCGCCCAGACCATGCGCCGGCAGGGCAAGGACACCAGCACCCGGATCAACTACGGCTCGCTCTACACGGTCATGCAGAACCTGGAGAAGCACGGCTTCGTCGAGGTGGCCGACGTGGAGCGGCAGGGCAACCGCCCGGAGCGCACGGTCTACGGCATCACCGACGCCGGGCGTGACGAGACGGTCCACTGGCTGTCCGACCTGATGGCCGTCCCGGTCAAGGAGTACCCGATCTTCGAGACGGCGCTCTCGCTGATGGGCGCCCTGCCGCCGGACGAGGTCCAGCGTCTGCTGGAGGAGCGGCTCAGCGTCCTGGAGGTCGAGGTCACCGGCGGCCGGGCCGTGCTGGAGAAGCTGCACGAGACATTGCCCCGACTCTTCGTCGTCGAGGTCGAATACCACCTGCACATGCTGGAAGCGCAGGCCGAATGGGTCCGCGGCTTCGTGCGGGAGATGCAGGACGGATCGCTGCCGGGCGTCGAGAGCTGGCGCCGGTTCCACGAGACCGGCGAGTTCCCGCCGGAGTTCACGGAGGCGGACCGGTAG
- a CDS encoding ATP-binding cassette domain-containing protein: MNTRAPAVQARQLIKTYPGDVTALNGMDVTVEPGTVFGLLGPNGAGKSTTVKILTTLARPDSGTATVAGHDVLRHPDRVRRAIGVVAQNSGADPVATGRENLQLQGRLYGLRGAALNRRVDELLDRFTLTDAAGRQVKGYSGGMRRRLDVALGLVHRPEVLFLDEPTTGLDPEARTAMWDEIGRLAGQEGLTILLTTHYLEEADRLAERIAIVDRGRVVVEGTPDSLKGELRGDAVHVELREAPGEAGRTLLTGALTALQGVHEALFDGRRISARADDGAAAMPALLAALERAGVTVVAATVARPSLDDVYLRYAGRRYAEADGAAGALALAGGAR; the protein is encoded by the coding sequence ATGAACACCCGTGCGCCCGCAGTGCAGGCGCGCCAGCTGATCAAGACCTATCCAGGCGACGTCACCGCGCTCAACGGCATGGACGTCACCGTCGAACCCGGCACCGTCTTCGGCCTCCTCGGGCCCAACGGCGCCGGCAAGTCCACCACCGTCAAGATCCTCACCACCCTGGCCCGCCCCGACTCCGGCACCGCCACCGTGGCCGGGCACGACGTGCTGCGCCACCCCGACCGGGTGCGCCGCGCGATCGGCGTGGTCGCCCAGAACTCCGGGGCCGACCCCGTCGCCACCGGCCGGGAGAACCTCCAGCTCCAAGGCAGGCTCTACGGCCTGCGGGGGGCCGCGCTGAACCGCCGGGTCGACGAACTGCTGGACCGCTTCACCCTCACCGACGCCGCCGGCCGCCAGGTCAAGGGCTACTCCGGCGGCATGCGGCGCCGGCTCGACGTGGCCCTCGGCCTGGTCCACCGCCCCGAGGTGCTCTTCCTCGACGAGCCCACCACCGGGCTCGACCCCGAGGCGCGCACCGCCATGTGGGACGAGATCGGCCGGCTGGCCGGTCAGGAGGGCCTGACCATCCTGCTCACCACGCACTACCTGGAGGAGGCCGACCGGCTCGCCGAGCGGATCGCGATCGTCGACCGCGGCCGGGTCGTCGTCGAGGGCACCCCGGACTCCCTCAAGGGCGAACTGCGCGGCGACGCCGTCCACGTGGAGCTGCGCGAGGCGCCCGGGGAAGCCGGCCGCACCCTGCTCACGGGCGCGCTCACCGCACTGCAGGGTGTGCACGAGGCGCTGTTCGACGGGCGCCGGATCAGCGCCCGCGCCGACGACGGGGCCGCCGCGATGCCGGCGCTGCTGGCCGCCCTGGAGCGGGCCGGGGTGACCGTGGTCGCCGCGACCGTCGCCCGGCCCTCCCTCGACGACGTCTACCTGCGCTACGCGGGCCGCCGTTACGCGGAAGCAGACGGCGCCGCCGGCGCCCTCGCCCTGGCCGGAGGTGCGCGATGA
- a CDS encoding TetR/AcrR family transcriptional regulator: protein MGTSSGRRVGRPRVAQRPDSGLEPRAELLAAAAELFTTRGYAATTTRAVAERAGMRQASMYHYVSGKEDLLAELLESTVTPSLACARELLADDATPAEERLRVLCRADVELLCAGPHNLGALYLLPEVRTERFAGFHAVRAELKDAYRQLIAGTAAGGALAKGELELRTDLVFGLIEGVILVHRSEPERSAREFARATAEAALRIVGV from the coding sequence ATGGGGACGAGCAGTGGCCGCCGGGTCGGCCGGCCGCGGGTCGCGCAGCGACCGGACAGCGGTCTCGAACCGCGGGCCGAACTGCTCGCGGCGGCGGCCGAGTTGTTCACCACCCGCGGCTACGCGGCCACCACCACCCGGGCCGTCGCCGAACGGGCGGGCATGCGGCAGGCGTCGATGTACCACTACGTCTCCGGCAAGGAGGATCTGCTCGCCGAGCTCCTCGAGTCCACCGTCACGCCCTCCCTGGCGTGCGCGCGGGAGCTGCTCGCGGACGACGCGACCCCCGCCGAGGAGCGGCTGCGGGTCCTGTGCCGGGCCGACGTGGAGCTGCTGTGCGCCGGGCCGCACAACCTCGGCGCGCTCTACCTGCTGCCCGAGGTCCGCACCGAGCGGTTCGCCGGGTTCCATGCCGTACGCGCCGAGCTCAAGGACGCCTACCGGCAGTTGATCGCCGGCACGGCGGCCGGCGGGGCGCTGGCCAAGGGGGAACTGGAGCTGCGGACCGATCTCGTCTTCGGGCTGATCGAGGGCGTCATCCTCGTCCACCGCTCCGAACCGGAGCGCTCGGCCCGCGAGTTCGCCCGCGCCACGGCCGAGGCCGCGCTGCGGATCGTGGGGGTCTGA
- a CDS encoding ABC transporter permease: MSNAVSQTWYMTQRQLVVFARQPAFAVITLIQPVIWLFLFGNLFRKVVELGGFGTTSYLDYLVPGVVVMSALSSNMWAGMGTLEEIQRGTLNRFLTTPVSRAALMNGNVVNNGLVTAGQSLIIVLLGLLGGADYPGGVGGIAVLLVSAVLLGTIFGALSNALGMLVRERESIIGINTFLLLPLTFLSSAFMAPSQMPGWMRHIADFNPLNWAMVASRSALSADPDWGAVLGRGGALLALAVAAVWLSIRTFRSYQRSV; the protein is encoded by the coding sequence ATGAGCAACGCCGTGTCCCAGACCTGGTACATGACCCAGCGCCAGCTGGTGGTGTTCGCCCGGCAGCCCGCGTTCGCCGTCATCACCTTGATCCAGCCGGTGATCTGGCTGTTCCTGTTCGGCAACCTGTTCAGGAAGGTCGTCGAGCTGGGCGGCTTCGGCACCACGTCCTACCTGGACTACCTAGTGCCGGGCGTGGTCGTGATGAGCGCCCTCAGCTCCAACATGTGGGCCGGCATGGGCACCCTGGAGGAGATCCAGCGCGGCACCCTCAACCGCTTCCTGACCACACCGGTCAGCAGGGCCGCGCTGATGAACGGCAACGTGGTGAACAACGGCCTGGTCACCGCCGGCCAGTCGCTGATCATCGTGCTGCTCGGCCTGCTGGGCGGCGCCGACTACCCCGGCGGGGTCGGCGGCATCGCCGTCCTGCTGGTGTCCGCCGTCCTGCTCGGCACGATCTTCGGCGCGCTCTCCAACGCCCTCGGCATGCTGGTGCGCGAGCGGGAGTCGATCATCGGGATCAACACCTTCCTGCTGCTCCCGCTGACCTTCCTGTCCAGCGCCTTCATGGCGCCGTCCCAGATGCCCGGCTGGATGCGGCACATCGCCGACTTCAACCCGCTCAACTGGGCGATGGTGGCGAGCCGTTCGGCGCTGTCGGCGGACCCCGACTGGGGTGCGGTGCTCGGCCGCGGCGGGGCGCTGCTGGCGCTGGCGGTGGCGGCCGTGTGGCTGTCGATCAGGACCTTCAGGTCGTACCAGCGGTCGGTGTGA
- a CDS encoding amino acid permease: protein MTTIDDHSLKESDDRSLQEFGYRQELHRSLGRYASFAAGFSFISVLTTVFQFFAFGYAFGGPVFFWAWPAVLAGQLLVAACFAELAGRYPISGAIYQWSSRLSNPSFGWFAGWIMVIGQVVVVAAAALALQMVLPALWSGFQLIGTDTAVTSADGAANAAVLGVVLLVLTTLVNVMDNRVMSVVNRVGVTAEIIGAALIVVLLLTHSKRSPGITFHTGTAAEGGLLGALLVGSFTAAYVMIGFDSAGEMSEETHHPRRTAPRTILTALTAAGLLGGLVILGGLLAAPSLTDGHLGVDGLSYVLTSSLGDGVGRVLLADVAVAIAVATLAIQTAASRMLFSMARDGQLPFAERLARVNPRTGMPGAPAVVVGVLAAVLLLLNFASPDAFLAIGTTCIVMLYLAYAMVTGPLLVRRLRGEFRVEGTDETGAPLFSLGRWGVPVNVVALLYGLVMTVNLAWPREAVYDPSGGHWYFRWFTMLFLVGTVVVGGVWRLTRAESRRTVAVPEEAVA, encoded by the coding sequence GTGACGACCATCGACGACCACTCCCTGAAGGAGTCCGACGACCGCTCCCTGCAGGAGTTCGGCTACCGCCAGGAGCTGCATCGCAGCCTCGGCCGGTACGCCTCGTTCGCCGCCGGGTTCTCCTTCATCTCCGTACTGACGACCGTCTTCCAGTTCTTCGCCTTCGGGTACGCGTTCGGCGGCCCGGTCTTCTTCTGGGCCTGGCCGGCCGTCCTGGCAGGCCAGTTGCTCGTGGCCGCGTGCTTCGCCGAACTGGCCGGCCGCTACCCGATCTCGGGCGCCATCTACCAGTGGTCCTCCCGCCTGTCGAACCCGTCCTTCGGCTGGTTCGCCGGCTGGATCATGGTGATCGGGCAGGTCGTGGTGGTCGCGGCGGCCGCGCTCGCCCTCCAGATGGTGCTGCCCGCGCTCTGGTCCGGCTTCCAGCTGATCGGCACGGACACCGCGGTGACCTCGGCCGACGGGGCCGCCAACGCCGCCGTGCTGGGCGTCGTCCTGCTGGTGCTGACCACGCTGGTGAACGTCATGGACAACCGGGTGATGTCCGTGGTCAACCGGGTCGGGGTGACCGCCGAGATCATCGGCGCGGCCCTGATCGTCGTGCTGCTGCTCACCCACTCCAAGCGCTCCCCCGGCATCACCTTCCACACCGGTACGGCCGCCGAGGGCGGTCTGCTGGGCGCCCTCCTGGTCGGCTCGTTCACCGCCGCGTACGTGATGATCGGCTTCGACAGCGCGGGCGAGATGAGCGAGGAGACCCACCACCCCCGGCGCACGGCACCACGCACCATCCTCACGGCGCTGACCGCAGCGGGCCTGCTCGGCGGCCTGGTCATCCTGGGCGGCCTGCTGGCCGCGCCCAGCCTGACCGACGGGCACCTCGGGGTCGACGGGCTGAGTTACGTCCTCACCAGCAGCCTCGGCGACGGGGTGGGCCGGGTGCTGCTGGCCGACGTGGCGGTGGCCATCGCGGTGGCGACGCTGGCGATCCAGACCGCGGCCTCGCGGATGCTGTTCTCCATGGCGCGGGACGGGCAGCTGCCGTTCGCCGAGCGGCTGGCGCGGGTGAATCCGCGTACCGGTATGCCGGGGGCGCCGGCCGTGGTGGTGGGGGTGCTGGCCGCCGTACTGCTGCTGCTCAACTTCGCGTCGCCGGACGCGTTCCTGGCGATCGGGACCACGTGCATCGTGATGCTGTACCTCGCGTACGCGATGGTGACCGGGCCGCTGCTGGTGCGGCGGCTGCGCGGGGAGTTCCGGGTCGAGGGGACGGACGAGACCGGGGCGCCGCTGTTCTCGCTGGGGCGGTGGGGGGTGCCGGTGAACGTGGTCGCGCTGCTGTACGGGCTGGTGATGACCGTGAATCTGGCATGGCCTCGGGAGGCCGTGTACGACCCCAGCGGGGGACACTGGTACTTCCGGTGGTTCACCATGTTGTTCCTGGTCGGGACGGTGGTGGTGGGCGGCGTCTGGAGGCTCACCCGGGCGGAGTCCAGGCGTACGGTCGCGGTGCCGGAGGAGGCTGTGGCGTAG
- a CDS encoding RluA family pseudouridine synthase codes for MRRKTAPPPSPLPQRRGVDPVRVRLPFSEEWETVGAYLVARLSGAAPGVVEEMLDAGLVVGADGHPVAAHAPYSAGRYLWFHRDLPPEVPVPFPLDVVHQDDHLVVADKPHFLATTPRGSHVTETALARLRRELGIPALGAAHRLDRLTAGLVLFTVRPGERGAYQTLFSERRVRKEYEAIAPYDPSLAVSRTVRSRILKERGVPAARETDGEPNAETVVELVERRGDLGRYRLIPRTGQTHQLRVHMSALGVPILGDPLYPVVTGPVPDGDFRRPLQLLARRLEFTDPVTGTEHRLCSGRTLQAWESYRSWAGGRVR; via the coding sequence ATGAGACGCAAGACCGCCCCTCCCCCCTCCCCTCTCCCCCAGCGCCGGGGAGTGGATCCCGTTCGGGTGCGGTTGCCCTTCTCCGAGGAGTGGGAGACCGTCGGCGCCTATCTCGTCGCCCGGCTCTCCGGAGCCGCACCCGGTGTGGTCGAGGAGATGCTGGACGCGGGGCTCGTCGTGGGCGCCGACGGACACCCCGTCGCCGCCCACGCGCCGTACTCCGCCGGCCGCTACCTCTGGTTCCACCGCGACCTGCCCCCCGAGGTCCCCGTCCCCTTCCCCCTCGACGTCGTCCACCAGGACGATCACCTCGTCGTCGCCGACAAGCCGCACTTCCTCGCCACCACCCCTCGCGGCAGTCACGTCACCGAGACGGCGCTGGCCCGGTTGCGGCGGGAGCTGGGGATTCCCGCGCTGGGCGCCGCGCACCGGCTGGACCGGCTCACGGCCGGGCTCGTGCTGTTCACCGTGCGGCCCGGGGAGCGGGGGGCGTACCAGACGCTGTTCAGCGAGCGCCGGGTGCGCAAGGAGTACGAGGCGATCGCGCCGTACGACCCTTCGCTCGCCGTGTCCCGGACCGTGCGCAGCCGGATCCTCAAGGAGCGCGGGGTACCGGCGGCGCGGGAGACCGACGGGGAGCCCAACGCCGAGACGGTCGTCGAGCTGGTCGAACGCAGAGGTGACCTGGGACGGTACCGGCTCATCCCACGCACCGGCCAGACCCATCAACTGCGCGTCCACATGAGCGCGTTGGGTGTGCCGATTCTCGGTGATCCGCTGTATCCGGTCGTGACCGGCCCCGTGCCGGACGGTGACTTCCGGCGGCCGCTGCAACTGCTGGCGCGGCGGCTGGAGTTCACCGATCCGGTCACGGGGACGGAGCACCGGCTGTGCAGCGGGCGGACGCTGCAGGCGTGGGAGTCGTACCGGTCGTGGGCCGGTGGCCGGGTCCGTTAG
- a CDS encoding cytochrome P450, producing MTPESPFQAGASTDPVPPPGCPAHDRGPGGLERLYGTDADHLGELYERLREEHGAVAPVLLHDDVPIWVVLGLTENLQMVRTPAVFTRDSRIWTPLREGMVKPDHPLMPHIAWQPICSHAEGDEHLRLRAAVQGAMTTIDHRSIRRLIGRYTQLLVNEFCEKGRAELVSQYSEHLPMAVMCELLGMPEEYNDRIVEATRDALKGTETAIASNEYVMGALTRLTARRRARPEDDFASHLVNHPAGLNDDEVAQHLRVVLYAAYETTANLLANALRMVLTEPGFRAQLNGGQMTVPEAIEQSLWDEPPFSTVFAYFAKQDTELGGQRIRKGDGLLYAPAPGNVDPRVRPDLSANMQGNRSHLAFGGGPHECPGQDIGRAIADVGVDQLLTRLSDIQLDCDEEELRWRASIASRHLVELPVRFDPKPKQDVTLMPSPALVPPQRTDWQAGLPRPAAPEPVPAPEPQPAPVAVSASEPARPHGIWPRLRRWWLGR from the coding sequence GTGACGCCTGAATCCCCCTTCCAGGCCGGCGCCAGCACGGACCCGGTCCCGCCGCCCGGCTGTCCGGCGCACGACCGCGGCCCCGGCGGACTGGAGCGGCTCTACGGCACCGACGCGGACCACCTGGGCGAGCTGTACGAGAGGCTGCGCGAGGAACACGGCGCCGTGGCGCCCGTCCTGCTCCACGACGACGTGCCGATCTGGGTGGTCCTCGGGCTCACCGAGAACCTCCAGATGGTCCGCACCCCCGCCGTCTTCACCCGGGACAGCCGCATCTGGACCCCGCTGCGCGAGGGCATGGTCAAACCCGACCACCCGCTCATGCCGCACATCGCCTGGCAGCCGATCTGCTCGCACGCCGAGGGCGACGAACACCTGCGGCTGCGGGCCGCGGTCCAGGGCGCCATGACCACCATCGACCACCGCAGCATCCGCCGCCTCATCGGCCGCTACACCCAGCTGCTGGTCAACGAGTTCTGCGAGAAGGGCCGCGCCGAACTGGTCTCCCAGTACTCCGAGCACCTGCCGATGGCCGTCATGTGCGAACTCCTCGGCATGCCCGAGGAGTACAACGACCGGATCGTGGAGGCCACCCGGGACGCGCTCAAGGGCACCGAGACCGCGATCGCCAGCAACGAGTACGTCATGGGAGCCCTGACCCGGCTCACCGCCCGCCGCAGGGCCCGCCCCGAGGACGACTTCGCCAGCCACCTCGTCAACCACCCGGCCGGGCTCAACGACGACGAGGTCGCCCAGCACCTGCGGGTCGTCCTCTACGCCGCCTACGAGACCACCGCCAACCTCCTCGCCAACGCGCTGCGCATGGTCCTCACCGAGCCCGGCTTCCGCGCCCAGCTCAACGGCGGCCAGATGACCGTGCCGGAGGCGATCGAGCAGTCCCTGTGGGACGAGCCGCCGTTCAGCACCGTCTTCGCCTACTTCGCCAAGCAGGACACGGAACTCGGCGGCCAGCGCATCCGCAAGGGCGACGGCCTGCTCTACGCGCCCGCACCGGGCAACGTCGACCCGCGGGTGCGCCCCGACCTGAGCGCGAACATGCAGGGCAACCGCTCGCACCTCGCCTTCGGCGGCGGGCCGCACGAATGCCCCGGCCAGGACATCGGCCGTGCCATCGCCGACGTCGGCGTCGACCAGCTGCTGACCCGGCTCTCCGACATCCAGCTCGACTGCGACGAGGAGGAACTGCGCTGGCGCGCCTCCATCGCCTCCCGGCACCTGGTGGAACTGCCGGTGCGCTTCGACCCCAAGCCGAAGCAGGACGTCACCCTGATGCCGAGCCCGGCCCTCGTCCCCCCGCAGCGCACCGACTGGCAGGCCGGCCTCCCCCGCCCGGCAGCACCGGAACCGGTCCCCGCCCCCGAGCCCCAGCCGGCGCCGGTGGCCGTGTCCGCCTCCGAACCGGCCAGGCCCCACGGCATCTGGCCCAGGCTGCGCCGCTGGTGGCTGGGCCGCTAA
- a CDS encoding DUF742 domain-containing protein — MTPPQRKRRRPRPELAPPAVPSAPPAPENGGEDEDNKNPERLYVISGADGARAELDLVTLIVARAAAPPSVTPEQAALLRLCLAPLSVAELSAYLNLPFSAMTALITELITAELVQARAPIVRQALPDRSLLEAVMHGLQKL, encoded by the coding sequence ATGACTCCTCCGCAACGCAAACGGCGCCGGCCCAGGCCGGAACTCGCTCCACCCGCGGTCCCGTCCGCGCCGCCGGCCCCCGAGAACGGCGGCGAGGACGAGGACAACAAGAACCCCGAACGGCTCTACGTCATCAGCGGTGCCGACGGCGCCCGGGCCGAACTCGACCTGGTCACCTTAATCGTGGCGCGCGCCGCCGCACCGCCCTCCGTCACCCCGGAGCAGGCGGCGCTGCTCCGGCTCTGTCTCGCGCCGCTCTCCGTGGCCGAGCTCTCGGCCTACCTCAACCTGCCGTTCAGCGCGATGACGGCACTGATCACCGAGCTGATCACGGCCGAACTGGTGCAGGCGCGCGCCCCGATCGTCCGCCAGGCGCTCCCCGACCGTTCACTTCTCGAAGCGGTGATGCATGGACTTCAAAAGCTCTGA